A stretch of DNA from Patescibacteria group bacterium:
TTAGCTCCAGAGCGACCTTAACCTTAAATGGCGTTGGATGCTTGCGTTTGATATTACCCATAGATTTAGACTAATTATGCCAATATCTATATCTTAGCATACTGTCTAAATTTTGGGGTTAGGCTTAGTTTTACACATATGATATATTATAATACCTGTTGTCTAGCATGGCAAACTATAAAAAATTGTATAAAGATTAGGAAGACTTCATCATATTCGTTACTTACACGACGAATTTAACAAATTAAGAACTAATTCACACGAATTATTCGTCATATTCGTGATTCGTTAATATTCGTTAATAATTCGTGATGATTAGTTTTTTTTGTGATTCGTGTGAATTCGTCTTTTATTATGTATTCTTCAATTCTAATTTTTTTATTCTAACTTCATGATTAGTTATTGTTTCTGACATTCGGTCATGCGCCGCTTGGTTGGAAACAAAAGCGTGCTCAATATCGTCGAGTTTGTGCATCACCGCGTCAACCGCGCCTAATATTTCGCTTTTTGCTTCTTCAAATTCCTCTTTTTTTAAGAATTCTTTGAGATCCTCTTTGGTCGCTAGTTTGTTGAATTGTTCTGGTGTTAAAGTCATATTTTTCATTTTTTACCCTCCAATATTTTATGTTTAGAGTTTTACCCATATAATATATTATAACACCTGCTATCCGGTATAGCAAATAAAAACTTTATGACTTTATAACTTTCCACTTTCTACTTATTTCTCCATACTGCCCTAATAAGTACTGCTCAAAAAACAAGGCAAAAATAAACATCGCTAATATTCGCCAAATAATTACTATTTTATTTAAAAATCCCTGAAAATGCCAATATTTTAAGAAAATTATATGCTGATTTAGAAAAGGCCACTGCTTTTCCTGCCTTTTCCTGCTCCCCCTACCCCTTAAAAAGGCCAAAAATTCCTTTTTAGCGATTGATACGGTCCGATCATGGTAGATTATGGCTTCTGGCGCTAATCCGGCCTTAAAACCGGCTAAATTCAGACGATAAGCCAAATCGCAGTCTTCTTTGTACATAAACATTCGTTCGTCAAAATACTGGTAATTCCCCCCGCCCCCTTTATCAAGAGGTAGCGCTTTTCCCAAAGCGCTCATCCGGTAAATTCCGGCCGCGCCGGATGGTCCTAAAATTTCCGGATTATCATATTGGCCCTTATCTTTTTCGCCTTGCCCCAAATCAATAAACTTTAAACCTGCTTTCATTTTAATCCCGCAAGTGTCAATTATATTTGTTTCTCTACTGCCTGCAAAATCCCATTTTAAAACTTTGGGGCTGGCGCTACCCAAATCCTTATCTTCGTCCATGGCTTTAACAAGTTTTTTTATAGCTTCCTGTTTTAAAATTGTATCCGGATTGATGGCTAAAAAGTATTCGGCGCCCAACTTCCGGGCTTCACTCATCATCTTGTTGTAAGCCGCGCCAAACCCGATATTTTTTTCAGATTTTATAATTTCAATCGCGGGATAGGTCTTGGCTATAAACTCAACATTCTTCTCGCTGACTTCGCTGTTATCCCAGCAGAAGATCAAATAATCATCAATTTCTTCCAAGGCCTTGAATAAAGACGGCAAAAAATACGGCAAGTACTTTGCCGTGCGCTCCTCGTAAGTTATAAAACCAATAGCTAATTTCATTTCAAATTCCACTCTTTAAAAAATTGCTTTAAATATTTTTCTAAAAATTCATGACGCTCACCCGCCAATTTCTTACCTGTTTTAGTATTCATTAAATTTTTCAAAAATAACAGTTTTTCAAAAAAATGATTTATTGAGGTCTTCCCGCCCTGCTGATATTGCTTAAAACTTTTATGCAATCTGAATTTAATTTTCGGATTGTATATTTCTCTTTTCGCATAACCGCCGTAAGAAAACGCTCTGGCAATCCCGATAGCGCCCAAGGCATCAAGCCGATCTGCGTCTTGCACGATTTTTCCCTCTTTGGTTTTTATTTTTAACTTCACTTTGGCGCCTTTGAAAGATATATCCTTCGTAATCTCGCAGACGCTTTTTATAATTTCCTTGTCAACTTCTAATTTCCCAAGAAAACCGCTGATTAACCTTGCGCCCGCGTCTATTTTCCCTTTATTAAATTTCCAATCCGCAATATCATGAAGAAGGGCCGCTAATTCTACGGTAAATAAATCCCCGCCTTCTTTTTTAGCAATATATTTAACAGTTTTCCAGACCCTGAGAGCGTGCCACCAGTCGTGCCCTGTCGCTTCTTTCCCCAACTTACGGCGCACATATTTCTTTGTCTTATTTATAATTTCCTTCTTGCCCATATAAGACTCTTTCATTATTCATTATTCATTATTCATTATTCATTTTAAATTATCATTTTCCCCTGCATTTTTTCTTTGGCAAAATTCTGGGCGCGAAGCAGGCTGTCAAAAGTGCCGGCATCAATCCACTCGCCTTTAACTACGGCCACCTCTAATTCCCCCTTTTTTAAATACCAATTATGCAAATCCACAATCTCGGTTTCCCCGCGAGCGCTGGGGGCTAAATTTTTCGCCGCTTCCACTACCCGTTTGTCATAAATATAAAGTCCGGTCACGCAATAATTGCTTTTCGGGTTTTTCGGCTTCTCTTCAATAGAAATCACTTTCCGATCTTTATCAAATTCCACAATGCCAAATCTTTCCGGATCCGGAACTTCTTTAGCAAAAATTTTTCCTCCGCCTTTAAAACCCTTTATTTCCCCGCTTAAATCATCTTCAAAAATATTATCCCCTAAAATCATGCAAACATCCTCCTGGTCAATAAAATTCTCCCCAATCACAAAAGCTTCCGGCAACCCGGTCGGCTTATCCTGAATCTCATAAGTAAATTTAGCCCCGAATTCCCGGCCGCTCCCCAAGAGATTAAGATAGTCCCCGGCCCGCTCCGGCGCCACAATAATCAAAATTTCCTTAATACCGGCTTTAAGCAAGGTATTCAAGGGATAATAAATCATGGGCCGGTTATAAATCGGCAAAAGCTGTTTTGAAGTGACTTTGGTGCAGGGGCGAAGCCGCGTGGCCGAACCCCCGGATAAAATAATTCCGCGCATAACCTAGTTAAAAGTCTAAGGTCTAAAAGTCTAAAGTCTTTATAAAACCGGAAATTAGCTTTGAAATTTCCACTGTTAAAGTATAATTACTTTTAAACTCTTGACCAGTTATATAATTCAATTTAAAGGCTAAATAAAGCATTGATCGGACTTCCGCGCAAGAACCTTTGGCTATATATAAAAAATGTCTTAATTCTTTATCGGTATTCCTTTCAAATCCTTCAGCAATATTATTCATTATGGAAATAACGGCCCTACATATTTGATCCCTGAAAGAAAAGTCCCGGCAATTTCTAAATTGGTCATATAAATTTAGAGTTAATGTTCCTGCTTTTTGCCAAGCTATTATATCTTCAAACTTATCTATTTTCATATCCCTCCTTAAAATATTAAATGACTTTCAGACTTTACGGACTTTACGGACTCTTCTTTAAATACTCCCGCAGGGCCTCTTCCCAGGTTCTCTGCATATCAAACTTGGTATTGATTAAAGCGGAACAGGCTGGACGCTTAGCCGCTCGCGGAAATTTATCCCCTCTTACCGGATTCAATTTAATTTCTTTACCTAAAATTTTAAATAATTCTACGGCCGCCTCATACCAAGTTGCCCGGCCGATATTGGTAAGGTGATAAACTCCATAGCCTTTTTCACTTTCTGCCAGTTTTTTGGTGGCCCGGGCTAAATCAGGCGTATAAGTGAAACAACTCACTTCCTCGTCAACCACATCTAATTCTTTTTTCTTTTTAGCTAAATCAAGCATTAAGTCAAAAAAACTTGGTTTGACCCCTTCGCTTTGAGCTTTGGGACCGAATAATTTTGACGTCCTGATTAAATAATATTTCAACCCTTTCCCGCTTTTGCTTATAATTTCCTCTTCGCCTCCCAGCTTTGTCTCGCCGTATCTGTTTATCGGGTTCGGCTCATCGTCTTCCCTGTAGCCTTCCTTTTTATCACCGGCAAAAACATAATCCGAAGAATAATGGACTAAAACCGCGCCAGTTTCCAAACAAACTTCGGCCAAATAACCGACGGCTTCGGCGTTTATTTTTTTTGCCAGGGCAAATTCTTCTTCCTCTTCGCATCTATCAACCGCGTTATAAGCCGCCGCATTAATAATAATATCCGGCTTCAGTTCTTTTATTTTTTTAAAAACCAACTCCTTATCCGTTATGTCTATTTCTTCCCTATCCCAAGCCACAACCTCGTATTTTTCGTCAGCTTTAAAAATTTTTACCAATTGCCCGCCCAGATTGCCTTTGGCTCCCAAAATTAATATTTCCATATTCTAAGTAATATAAAAATAAAATAATAAAATAACAAAAAACCTTTGGGTATTTCTGCTTTTACCTTAGCATAATTGATTGATAAAATAAAGGGGCAAACCACCTTGTCATTGCGAGAATCTTTCGTCTCTGTCATGCTGAAGCGACCAGAAGTCTGGGGACTCGGTCGCCACGGAGGCGACCGAGTCCCTGAACTTGCTCAATTCCCCCACCTATCAAGGGGGAATCAAAGAGGGTTTAAGGACTGATGGTTTTAATATCCCCCTTACCCCCTTTGCCGAAAGGGGGCACTCTTAGAATAACAAGGGAAGCGGATTTGCTAATTTATAAGTCGGTGATATAATAAAAATATAATTAATATATGAAAAAATTTAAATTAACAATTGTTGGTTCCGGCGCCATGATGCCGACAAAAAAACGGCATCCATCCTGCTATCTCTTAGAAATTGGGGAGAGAAAAATCCTTTTGGATATCGGGCACACTTCTTTAGCCCGTTTAGTTGAAATGGGTATAGACCTAAACTCAATTGATATTTTATTTATCTCCCATTTCCATACTGACCATTTCGCTGATGCCCTGCCTCTTGTCCATGCCCTTTGGGTTGACGGCATAAGAAGGTTTGGGGGGAAATACAAAAACCTTACCATAATCGGGCCTAAATCCATTAAAAAACGTTGGGAAAAATTAAAGGAGGTTTTTTGGGTGGAGCCAGAAGAGCATTATCCCCTTAAATTTCTTGAAGGGACGCGAAAAATTTCAATTGATGGTATTAAAATAGAACTTTTTGAAGTTACCCACGTTCCTTACTACCAATCAATCGGCATAAAGGTCAATTTTCAGAAAAAAATATTTGTTTACACCGGTGATATTGGCGGCGAACATAGCGCGAAAAAATTGAAGCAAAAAGCGAGAAATGCGGATTTACTTTTAATTGAAGCCGGCTATCTTAATCCCACGCCAAACCATTTTACCATTGACCAGATCGCTCAAATTGTTAAAGAAGCTGAAGTAAAAAAAGCTATTGCCACGCACCTGCGAGACGCTTATCTGCCCGCTTTGAAAGAAAAAATCAAAGGCCAACAGAAAATCATTTTAGCCAAAGATTTAATGAAAATATCAATATAAAAATTATACGAATATAAAAACTACAGAAATCCTCTGTAGTTTTTTTATCCTAATTTTGTTAATTGTTAACTGTTAATAGTTAATTGTCGTTCCCCCATTCCTCTTCCTGCCTCACTAACAACTCCTTCGCCCGCATTGGTTCGGCCATAATTTCTTTAACGATTTTTTCCAGGCGCA
This window harbors:
- a CDS encoding sugar phosphate nucleotidyltransferase; the protein is MRGIILSGGSATRLRPCTKVTSKQLLPIYNRPMIYYPLNTLLKAGIKEILIIVAPERAGDYLNLLGSGREFGAKFTYEIQDKPTGLPEAFVIGENFIDQEDVCMILGDNIFEDDLSGEIKGFKGGGKIFAKEVPDPERFGIVEFDKDRKVISIEEKPKNPKSNYCVTGLYIYDKRVVEAAKNLAPSARGETEIVDLHNWYLKKGELEVAVVKGEWIDAGTFDSLLRAQNFAKEKMQGKMII
- a CDS encoding MBL fold metallo-hydrolase, yielding MKKFKLTIVGSGAMMPTKKRHPSCYLLEIGERKILLDIGHTSLARLVEMGIDLNSIDILFISHFHTDHFADALPLVHALWVDGIRRFGGKYKNLTIIGPKSIKKRWEKLKEVFWVEPEEHYPLKFLEGTRKISIDGIKIELFEVTHVPYYQSIGIKVNFQKKIFVYTGDIGGEHSAKKLKQKARNADLLLIEAGYLNPTPNHFTIDQIAQIVKEAEVKKAIATHLRDAYLPALKEKIKGQQKIILAKDLMKISI
- a CDS encoding glycosyltransferase; the encoded protein is MKLAIGFITYEERTAKYLPYFLPSLFKALEEIDDYLIFCWDNSEVSEKNVEFIAKTYPAIEIIKSEKNIGFGAAYNKMMSEARKLGAEYFLAINPDTILKQEAIKKLVKAMDEDKDLGSASPKVLKWDFAGSRETNIIDTCGIKMKAGLKFIDLGQGEKDKGQYDNPEILGPSGAAGIYRMSALGKALPLDKGGGGNYQYFDERMFMYKEDCDLAYRLNLAGFKAGLAPEAIIYHDRTVSIAKKEFLAFLRGRGSRKRQEKQWPFLNQHIIFLKYWHFQGFLNKIVIIWRILAMFIFALFFEQYLLGQYGEISRKWKVIKS
- a CDS encoding four helix bundle protein; this translates as MKIDKFEDIIAWQKAGTLTLNLYDQFRNCRDFSFRDQICRAVISIMNNIAEGFERNTDKELRHFLYIAKGSCAEVRSMLYLAFKLNYITGQEFKSNYTLTVEISKLISGFIKTLDF
- a CDS encoding HD domain-containing protein; the encoded protein is MGKKEIINKTKKYVRRKLGKEATGHDWWHALRVWKTVKYIAKKEGGDLFTVELAALLHDIADWKFNKGKIDAGARLISGFLGKLEVDKEIIKSVCEITKDISFKGAKVKLKIKTKEGKIVQDADRLDALGAIGIARAFSYGGYAKREIYNPKIKFRLHKSFKQYQQGGKTSINHFFEKLLFLKNLMNTKTGKKLAGERHEFLEKYLKQFFKEWNLK
- the rfbD gene encoding dTDP-4-dehydrorhamnose reductase; protein product: MEILILGAKGNLGGQLVKIFKADEKYEVVAWDREEIDITDKELVFKKIKELKPDIIINAAAYNAVDRCEEEEEFALAKKINAEAVGYLAEVCLETGAVLVHYSSDYVFAGDKKEGYREDDEPNPINRYGETKLGGEEEIISKSGKGLKYYLIRTSKLFGPKAQSEGVKPSFFDLMLDLAKKKKELDVVDEEVSCFTYTPDLARATKKLAESEKGYGVYHLTNIGRATWYEAAVELFKILGKEIKLNPVRGDKFPRAAKRPACSALINTKFDMQRTWEEALREYLKKSP